In Seonamhaeicola sp. S2-3, the genomic window TTAAGCGGGTAAAACAACGGCTTTGGAAAGCGGCACTGGTTTGGGAAAATTGTGTGGCCGACACGGGCTATAGCAGCGGCGAGAATTATGCCTTTCTAGAGGCAATAGGCCTAAAAAGTTTTATACCCGCTCACGGCACTTATAAGGGCGGTCCAGAAGGATTTACCTATCACGAAAAGGAAGATTATTATACATGTTCTCAAGGCAAAATCATCCCCTTTAAAAAAGTGTTTATAGAAAAAAAGAACAACACCAAGAAGAAGGAATACCGCGGCTCAAAACCGTTGTGTTTGGACTGTCCAGTACGCACTGCATGCCTAGGGAAAACGGCACAGGAAAAGAAGTTTACCGTTACCTATTACCGCTCGGAATATGAGCGTAACATAGCCCGGGTAGAAAGCAACCAAGGGCGTTATATGAAAGGAAAAAGGCAGAGCACCGTAGAACCTGTATTTGGTACGCTCACACAATTTATGGGCCTAAGAAAAGTGAATACCATTGGAATTGAGCAGGCCAATAAATGCATGCAACTTTCTGCCATAGCCTACAACCTTAAAAAATATATGAAATTTATAGAAAAACGTACTAAAAGCGGAGCAGGGGCACAGACGCTTTATTTTAGTGCCAAAAACACCTTTTACAAGGTTATAAACATGCTTTTAAAGCCTTTTAAAACACCAGAGTTTTTAAGTGTATAAAAACAGAAACCGCCTTTAAAAGACGGTTTCTAATTATAATTTTAGGATACATTATGGGCTTGTGCAACGGTTACCAATGTTGTACGCAGGCTATTTTTCCGTTCAGTTTGTCAGTTTGGGGGTACAGCTCTTTGCAACCGCAGGTACGAGGATTGCAATGTGCTGTGCAAGCGTGGGATTTATTTCTCGACTCATTATATTTATCTTTTAACTTACTTCATTTATAATTTAACTCAGTAGATATATATTTTACATCATTATAATTATTCTTTACATCACTATAATTATTCTTTACATTATTAAAATATAGTTCAACATTTAGAGAATATAGTTTTGCATTGACAGATTATAATTCAACATTAGCAAAATATTCATTTATAGTGCTCAAATATTTTTCTACAATAGAATATTATACTTTACGGCTGTTGAATTTAATCTTTGATACTTTAGAATATTCTTCTGAGGTGGCTCCGTAAATACTCTTTACGTATTTTTTAACGTTTTGGGCAATAGAGTATAAGCCTGTTCCTTCGGCATATAGCATATTGTTTCGTTCTATGAGTTTTGCGTTTAGTTCAGCTTCGGTTTGGTCTACGGCTTGGGTGGCAGTCATTAAGGATGCGTGATAGGTAGTTAGGTTTGTTAGTTTTAGTTCTTCCAAATTGGGATTGTAATTAGTAATGGTAGATAATAACTGTAACAAAATTCCAAAGTTATCAGCTTGTTGGGTATATGATTGTCGAGAGGTGGAAACCGTATTATTATCTTCTTCGTTTTCTTCAGGTGAGGTTGTTGTACTTTTCTTACCTCCTTGTATTAGTCTGTTTAGAGATTTTGCTTGGTCAAGTGTTCCTTCTGAAAGACCAAGAATTTCTAAGTGGTTTACAATACGTGTGCAAAGAGGTTTTAAATTTTCGAAAGCTACTTGACGATTGTGAATAGCAGATTTGTTTGCAGTTCGTTTTTCTTCTACTTCGTCTAATTTTGCCAGTTAGGTAGTGTATAAAGTTTGTAAATTAGCTATTGTTAGGTTTTCTACAGGTGGGTTGTAGTTGTTATAGACGGTTACTTGCTCAATTAGCTTCTGTAGATTGGCTACGTTTTTGGCGTGTCCGGTTTCATATTGTTTGCTCATGATTTAATTTTTTATTATAAATAATAACGAGAAATGTTGGTAATTATTACATGAGATAAATTACTTATTGTTTTGTGTAAATTTCTTTCTTAATAACTTCATCTTCATATTTTAAGTAAAAGGTTTTCTTTTGTAAAACAATTTTAAAGACCTCTCCATCATAATCAATCAAAAAGGTGTCTTTTTCTTTTTTACGCCAAGAACCAGTGTTTTTTCCGTCCAAAGCACACTTGTTAGATTCGTCAAGATAATAATATTTCTCTGTAAACGTACCGTCTACTAGAAATTCAAACTGATCTTGTTTTTCACAACTGTCTAATTCATATTCAATCCCATTTTCAAAACTTCTTGAATATTTCCAAACTCCAATGACTGATTGATCATTAGAGTTTTTGCAACCGTAACAAGTCATTAATAATATAGAAGCGATTACTAAAAAAGAAATTAAGTTTTTCATAATGATGTTTTTTAAAGAATTTAAAATTTTAATTACCTAATTCTAGCTGATTTTTAATTAAATTGAAATAGTATGATTTGTTTTTTACTAAAGTAATGTGATTTCCTTGCTCAACAACTTTTCCTTTGTTCAATACAATAATTTTATTGGCGTTTTTTACTGTTGATAACCTGTGAGCTACAACAACAACAGTTTTACCCTTGAAAAAACCTTGTAAGTTATCATGAATTATTTTCTCATTTTCAGCATCCAAAGCACTTGTTGCTTCATCAAATATGATATACTGTGGATTTTTATAAACAGCGCGAGCGATTAAAATTCTTTGTTTTTGACCACCAGAAATACCATTCCCTGCTACACCAATTTTTGTTTGTAACTTTAGAGGTAAGGACTCTATAAAATCTTCTATATTAGCTATTCTTAAGGCTTTTTTTAATTTTTCTTGATTAATGTTTTCGTCCCCTATGACTATATTTCTTTCTATAGTTTCAGAAAAGATATATCCATCTTGCATTACAATACCGCAGTTTTCACGAATACTTTTGGGAGATAGCTCAATTATATTTTCGCTGTTGAAATATATATTTCCTGCCGTTGGATTGTAAAAGCGTAGTAATAATTTTATTAAGGTAGTTTTTCCGCTTCCACTTGCACCAACTATTGCTGTAATTTTTCCTTGCGGAATTAAAAAATTAATATCTTTTAAGACAAAAGGAGATTTTGGACCCTCGTATTGAAAGCTAAGATTTTGAATATTAATTCCATCTTGAGCCGTATTCAATTTATTTACAGATAATGGCTTGATATTTTTATTTGTTACGGTGTTTATCTCTTCAATAGGGTGATTTTGAACTTCATTTAATCTCTCTAAACTAAGCTTGGCATCTTGTAAGGAACGAAAGAAACTTACTAATTGATTAACTGGAGAATTCATTTGTCCTATGATGTAGGAAATGGCAAGTAGCATCCCTAAAGTCATACTACCTTGCACTACATAAGTCGCTGCCAAAAAAGTAACGATAATGTTTTTTAGTTGGTTAAAAAACTCAAAGCCTGAAAGTTGTATTTGATCTAACTTTAAGATTCTTGTATTAAGTTTGAAGAGTTTTTGTTGGATATGTTCCCACTGATTACGTTTAAAATTTTCAAATTGATTGAGTTTTATTTCTGTGACTCCATTTAGCATTTCGTAAATTGATTCTTGGTTTTCACTTCGTTGTTGGAAACGGTAATAATCGAGAATCTTTCTTTTTTTCAACCAAAAGAGTGACCATAAAATCGCTAATGTGGTAAGAGCTACATAAATCAATAGAATTTTAAAGTCATAGTACCATAGTACACAAAAAAACACTGAAAACGTAATAATAGAAAAGAACGTAATTAAACTTTGAGAGGTTAAAAATTCCTCTATTCTGTCATTGTCTTGAATCCGTTGCCTAAAATCTCCCATTAATTTTGTATCGAAAAACTTAATAGGCAGTTGCAGTGTTTTTTTTAAAAAATCTGAAATAATAGTAATACTTATATGAGTTCCTACGTAGAGTGTTAGCCAATTTCTAACAATATCAATAACAATCGTGCCAAAAAAAACGGCTAATTGTGCCATTAGAACTATAGAGATAACACTTAGGTTTTTTTGGTTTACACCTTTATCTATTAGTGCTTCGGTAAGAAATGGAAATATGAGTGTTAGTCCACTGCCTATTAATAAAAACAGGAACATAAAAGCCAACTGTTTTTTATAAGGTTTGAGATACTTAAAAAGGTATTTTATATTTAATGTGTTTTCATTTTCGGGTGTTTGTTTATAAAATTCTTCGGTAGGGTTTATAAAAAGAGAAATTCCACTATCATTTTCTTGAAGCCATGATTTTTTAAAACTTTCTTCATTAAGTTTAATAAAACCGTGAGCAGGATCTGCAATATGGTAATAGTGTTTGCTTGAAAAAAGAGAAGTTGATATTTTTTGTAATACAACAAAGTGGTTTTGGTTCCAATGTAGTATGCAAGGAAGCTTAAATTCATCTGTTAGCTCTTTTAAATTTAATTTACTTCCTGTAACTTCAAAACCTATTTTTTCTAAAGCCTGACTAATACCCAATAAAGAAACACCCTCACGAGAAATATAACTAAGATTGCGTAAAAACTGTAGCGAATAGTTTCTGCCAAAATAACTTGCAATCATTTTTATACAAGTAGGACCACAATCCATAGTGTCGTATTGAATTGACAAAGTTATTTTTTTCATTTTTTAGGATCTGATTATAATTTAGTTTAATCTTTTTCTTTCTTCTTCATTACTAAATTTTCTTCTCTTACTTCTTAATTTTTTGTTCCCAAACTGATATTTTAAAGAAACGCGTAAGCGTTTATTATCATAGTAATTTCTATATTCTTGTGTAATATTATTTGTTATGCTTGTTATTCTATCTACTTGTGTTCTAAAAATATCATTTAGAGTAACACTAACTTCAAGTTTCTTTTCTAGAAGCAAACTTTTTAATCCTACATCAAAATTATAAGTTGTAGCCAAATAGTCTACACCATCAATACCTGGTGCAGCATACCAAAAATTAACCTCTCCAAAAAATGTTTTTTTAGAGTTAAAAATGATAGAATTATCTACTGAGCAATAGAAATTAAAACCATCTTGCTCTTTAATTGTATTTATGCTACTTGATTTAATTTTTGAAAAATTTAAGTCATATTGAAGATAACTTTCAAGCCAATTTATTTTATCAAATGTATAAGATTGGGTTAAACCAAAACTAATTTGATCTAAAAAATTTTTACGGATTGTTGCTTGGATGTTGGAATCAGGCTCAACTAAAGTAATTTGATCAGAACCATTTGTTATGGTTGTTAAATAAACAGAAGTATTAAAGTTATCTTTATAAAGGTTTGAAAATTCAAAATTATTTATAAATGAAGGCTGTAAAAATGGATTCCCTTCTGTATAAGAAAAAGGATTTGAGTACCATCGAAACGGATTTAGATGTGAGTAAGTAGGGCGATTTATCCGCCTTCCATAATTCAACGACCAGAAATGGTTGTCGTTAGGACTGTATGAAATGTATGCAGTTGGAAAAATATTGTTGTATTTATTTTTATTTACTTGATTTAGCGTTAGTGAATTTCCTTCTGTTTGTGTGAGTTCTAGCCGAAACCCTAACTTAAAATCCCATTTGCCTATAGTTTTATTCGCACTAGTATATATTGCTTGTATGTTTTCATTATACTCAAATTCATTTGATTGGCTTTCATCATAAATAAAATCTTGTCCATCAAAAATAAAGGCTGTTACATCACTATAATTTTTTATAAATGAAAGTTTTCCTCCAAATTCAATTTCCGCAAAATTTGTAGGCCATTCAAAGTCTATGCGAGAACTAAAAGTTGTAATATCTTGATTGGAAGTGTTATTAAATAATTCATTAGAGTTTGCTATTAAATCTCCATTTGATAGAAACGAATCAGTATCATTCAATCTATCAGAATAATTATCATAAGTAAAATAGTCTAAATCAATAGCCATTGATTTTCCTAAAGTGTCTAACTCAGTTTTAAAATGTGTATTAAAAGAGTGAAATACTGTATTTGCTTTTGTGTTGGCGTTTGTAATTAATAGGGAATCTATAGTATTGGAGTTATCAAATAATGCTGTTAATGTCCTTTCTGTATTATTAGGATTGCTATCTGTTCCTAAATATTGTACACCAATAGATGTTTTGTTGTTAAAATCATAGTCAACTCCTGTTCTCACTGTTAAAAAATCAGAGTAGTATCTGATTTTAGAGTCTGTGTCCCATGTTTGGGTTGGATAGAAAATATTGTTATCTTCATCTACCTCCACTGAGCCATTACCCATGTTAGTGTTTACAAAAACTGACCATTTATCTTTTTGATATGTCATGCTACCATTGATAAATCCAGTTGGAAATGTGGCTTGTTGGTATGTAGTCCTAATGTTTCCACCGAAATAATTACTCTTAGCTTTTTTCAAAACAATATTGATTAAACCACTATTACCAGCGGCTTCATATTTGGCAGGAGGATTAGTAATTACCTCAATTGTTGATATCTCATCAGAACTGATTGAATGTAAGAAATTGTTTAAATCATTGCCTGTTAGAGGAGATAGTCTACCGTTAATAAGAACTCTTAAATTACTTTTTCCTATCAATTTTATTTCATCATTATTGACTCTTATCCCTGGAGTTTTTTTTAGGATATCAAATGCATCACCTCCAGACGAAATGGTGCTATTTTTTACATTAAAAATTAATCGGTCTACTTTTCGCTTAATCGTTGGCTTTTTTACTGAAAGCGTAACAGTTTCTAATTCATTTATATCTTCTAAAAGTGTAATTATACCTAGGTCATAATTTGCTGTTGAAATAAATTCCTTCTTCCAGTTTTGATACCCAATGAAACTGATTTCTAAAGTAAGTGGGTAATTCACTTCTTTAATTAAAACCTCAAATTTACCTTTTTCATCCGTTGTAGTCCCTGTAATTAAAGTTCCTTCATTATTCTGTACAATGACATTAGCAAAAGCTATAGGTTGCTTTTCTGAGTCTAAAACAATTCCTGTGTAAGTTTGTCCATAACTAAAACAATTTATTGATAATAAGAAAATGTATGTAATTGTTTTTTTTATAGAGAAGGCTAAACAAGAAGTTTGCAAATGATTCCTCATATATATTATCTATAGGTCAATTACTAAAATTGAATGTTATTAACCATTTTAGGGGCATACGCACATCTAGGATCTGGATAATCCCAATTTTCTTTTCCAAAAGCTTTAATGATATCAACCCAACATTTGTTAACATCTGTGTGACATGAAGTAAAATTATTACATGTTTTACATGGACTCAAATCTGAAAAATCACCTTTTTCTAAATTAGCTAATTTTAAGGGTTTAGGAGAATTCCATACTTCTTCCAGACTTTGCTTTGTTAGATCTCCTATAATAAAATCTTCATTCCAATACAATTGCTCACAAATCGTTACCTTTCCGTCTGGTAAAATAAACAAATGAGTTCTATTAGCAGTACAAGCACCACCAGGGAAATGACTACTTCCTT contains:
- a CDS encoding lipocalin family protein is translated as MKNLISFLVIASILLMTCYGCKNSNDQSVIGVWKYSRSFENGIEYELDSCEKQDQFEFLVDGTFTEKYYYLDESNKCALDGKNTGSWRKKEKDTFLIDYDGEVFKIVLQKKTFYLKYEDEVIKKEIYTKQ
- a CDS encoding outer membrane beta-barrel family protein; translation: MRNHLQTSCLAFSIKKTITYIFLLSINCFSYGQTYTGIVLDSEKQPIAFANVIVQNNEGTLITGTTTDEKGKFEVLIKEVNYPLTLEISFIGYQNWKKEFISTANYDLGIITLLEDINELETVTLSVKKPTIKRKVDRLIFNVKNSTISSGGDAFDILKKTPGIRVNNDEIKLIGKSNLRVLINGRLSPLTGNDLNNFLHSISSDEISTIEVITNPPAKYEAAGNSGLINIVLKKAKSNYFGGNIRTTYQQATFPTGFINGSMTYQKDKWSVFVNTNMGNGSVEVDEDNNIFYPTQTWDTDSKIRYYSDFLTVRTGVDYDFNNKTSIGVQYLGTDSNPNNTERTLTALFDNSNTIDSLLITNANTKANTVFHSFNTHFKTELDTLGKSMAIDLDYFTYDNYSDRLNDTDSFLSNGDLIANSNELFNNTSNQDITTFSSRIDFEWPTNFAEIEFGGKLSFIKNYSDVTAFIFDGQDFIYDESQSNEFEYNENIQAIYTSANKTIGKWDFKLGFRLELTQTEGNSLTLNQVNKNKYNNIFPTAYISYSPNDNHFWSLNYGRRINRPTYSHLNPFRWYSNPFSYTEGNPFLQPSFINNFEFSNLYKDNFNTSVYLTTITNGSDQITLVEPDSNIQATIRKNFLDQISFGLTQSYTFDKINWLESYLQYDLNFSKIKSSSINTIKEQDGFNFYCSVDNSIIFNSKKTFFGEVNFWYAAPGIDGVDYLATTYNFDVGLKSLLLEKKLEVSVTLNDIFRTQVDRITSITNNITQEYRNYYDNKRLRVSLKYQFGNKKLRSKRRKFSNEEERKRLN
- a CDS encoding peptidase domain-containing ABC transporter, which produces MKKITLSIQYDTMDCGPTCIKMIASYFGRNYSLQFLRNLSYISREGVSLLGISQALEKIGFEVTGSKLNLKELTDEFKLPCILHWNQNHFVVLQKISTSLFSSKHYYHIADPAHGFIKLNEESFKKSWLQENDSGISLFINPTEEFYKQTPENENTLNIKYLFKYLKPYKKQLAFMFLFLLIGSGLTLIFPFLTEALIDKGVNQKNLSVISIVLMAQLAVFFGTIVIDIVRNWLTLYVGTHISITIISDFLKKTLQLPIKFFDTKLMGDFRQRIQDNDRIEEFLTSQSLITFFSIITFSVFFCVLWYYDFKILLIYVALTTLAILWSLFWLKKRKILDYYRFQQRSENQESIYEMLNGVTEIKLNQFENFKRNQWEHIQQKLFKLNTRILKLDQIQLSGFEFFNQLKNIIVTFLAATYVVQGSMTLGMLLAISYIIGQMNSPVNQLVSFFRSLQDAKLSLERLNEVQNHPIEEINTVTNKNIKPLSVNKLNTAQDGINIQNLSFQYEGPKSPFVLKDINFLIPQGKITAIVGASGSGKTTLIKLLLRFYNPTAGNIYFNSENIIELSPKSIRENCGIVMQDGYIFSETIERNIVIGDENINQEKLKKALRIANIEDFIESLPLKLQTKIGVAGNGISGGQKQRILIARAVYKNPQYIIFDEATSALDAENEKIIHDNLQGFFKGKTVVVVAHRLSTVKNANKIIVLNKGKVVEQGNHITLVKNKSYYFNLIKNQLELGN